DNA sequence from the Bradyrhizobium sp. CIAT3101 genome:
GATCGCGGCCGACCGTCCGCCGTCCGATCTGGAAAGCCTGGATGACCGCGTCCGCTCGCGCCTGGCCGGCGGTCTCGTGGTCGAGATGGCCTCGCTCGGCGAAGAGCTGCGCCACGGCATTCTCAAGTCGCGCGTCGCAGCCGCCCGCGCCCATCATGCGACCTTCGACGTGCCGGAAGAGGTGCTGCACTATCTGGCGCGCACCATCACCCACAACGGCCGCGACCTCGAAGGCGCGATCAACCGCCTGCTGGCGCACTCGAAGCTCAACAACCAGCCGGTGACGCTGGAGATGGCCGAGCGCGAGGTGCGCGACCTGATCCGGCCGCAGGAGCCGAAGCGGATCAAGATCGAGGACATCCAGCGCGTGGTGGCACGGCAGTATAATGTCAGCCGCTCCGACCTCCTGTCGTCGCGCCGGACCGCCAATGTGGTGCGTCCGCGCCAGGTGGCGATGTACCTCGCCAAGACGCTGACCCTGCGCTCGCTGCCCGAGATCGGCCGGCGCTTCGGGGGCCGCGACCACACCACGGTGCTGCATGCCGTGCGCAAGATCGAGGCACTGGTTTCCAAGGACAATGCGCTGTCCGAGGAGGTCGAGTCGCTCAAGCGCCAGCTTCAGGAATAAACGCCTAGGCGATCTCCTGCCATTCTCCCGCCGCCCCGGCCCCGCCCGGGCGGCGGTCGCGTTTCTGCGGGTAAATCGTGGGGAACTGGCTCCCGATCCCTTGAATCCCCCGTCCATCCGCGCCACCTTGCGCGACCCTGACGGCTTTGGTCATATCGGCTGGATGATCCGGCTTTCCGGGGTCTTCGGTGCCGCGGCGCACTTTCCTCCGCCCGGCTTTTTCCATCTTTTGGGGATCGGGCGAGTAGTGCAATGAAGGTTACGGTCGAACGCGCGCAACTCCTGAAGTCGCTGGGCCATGTCCACCGCGTGGTCGAGCGCCGCAACACGATTCCGATCCTGGGCAACGTGCTGGTGCGCGCCGAGAACGCGAAATTGTCGCTCAAGGCGACCGACCTCGACCTCGAGGTGACCGAGACGCTGCCGGCGGAAACCGCCACGGCCGGCTCCACCACCGTGCCGGCGCACATGTTCTACGACATCGTGCGCAAGCTGCCGGACGGATCGCAGATCGTGCTGGAAGCCGACGGCGACCGCGCCGTGCTGGCGATCCGCGCCGGCCGTTCGCGCTTCACGCTGCAGACCCTGCCCGAGAACGATTTCCCGGATCTCGCCGCCGGCGATTTGTCGCATTCGTTCTCGCTCGCCGCCAAGGACGTCAAGCGGCTGATCGACCGCACCCAGTTCGCGATCTCGACCGAAGAGACCCGCTACTACCTCAACGGCATCTATCTGCATGCGGCCGGGACGGCGAAGGCCGCGACGCTGCGCGGCGTCGCCACCGACGGCCACCGCCTCGCCCAGCTCGACCTGGTCCAGCCCAAGGGCGCCGAGGGCATGCCCGGCGTGATCGTGCCGCGCAAGACCGTCGGCGAGGTGCAGCGCCTGATCGAGGACAACGAGGCCGAGGTCACGATCGAGCTGTCGCAGGCCAAGATCCGCTTCACCCTCGGCAATGTGGTGCTCACCTCGAAACTGATCGACGGCACCTTCCCCGATTACGGCCGCGTCATTCCGCAAGGCAACGACAAGGAGCTCGTCGTCGACAAGAAGGATTTTGAGAACGCGGTCGACCGCGTCTCGACGATTTCGAGCGAACGCGGCCGCGCGGTAAAACTGTCGCTGTCGCCGGGCAAGCTGGTGCTGTCGGTGACCAATCCGGATTCCGGCAGCGCCACCGAAGAGATCGAGGTCGAGTACGCCTCCGACGCGCTCGATATCGGCTTCAACTCCCGCTACCTGCTCGACATCGCCGCCCAGATCGAAGGCGACGTCGCGACGTTGAAGCTCGCCGACCCCGGCTCGCCGACCCTGGTGCAGGACAAGGACGACAAGAGCGCGCTCTACGTGCTGATGCCGATGCGGGTGTGAGGGGCTACCGGCGTCCCTCCGCATCGACTACATCCGTCCTTGCCGGGCGCAGAGGCCCGGCGATGACAAAGACAGCATGACCCCCTCCCGCATTCACCGCCTGACGCTGACGCATTTTCGGAACTATCGGGCGGCGGGGCTCGAGACGGCGGCTGACATGGTGGCGCTGGTCGGGCCGAACGGGGCGGGCAAGACCAATTGCATCGAGGCGATCTCGTTCCTGTCGCCCGGACGCGGCTTGCGGCGCGCCACGCTGGAGGACGTCGCCGACAACCAGGGCGACGGCTCCTGGGCCGTGTCCGCGCAGGTCGAGGGCGCTTTGGGCTTGGCCACGCTCGGCACCGGCATCGAGCCGCCGCGCGCGGACGCCACCGTCAACCGCCGCTGCCGCATCGACCGCGAGCCGGTGACTTCCGCGGCCGCCTTCGGCGATCACATCCGCATGGTGTGGCTGACGCCGGCGATGGACGGGCTGTTCATGGGCGCGGCTTCCGAGCGGCGGCGCTTCTTCGATCGCCTGGTGCTCGCGATCGACAGCGAGCATTCCAGCCGCATCAACGCGCTCGAACGTTCGCTGCGCTCGCGCAACCGCCTGCTCGAGACGCGCAATTACGACGACCATTGGTGCGACGCGATCGAGCGCGAGACCGCCGAGCTCGCGGTCGCCGTCGCCGCCACGCGCGGCCAGACCGCGGCGCGCCTCACCGGCATGCTCAACACACGCGCGCAGCAGTCCGCATTTCCCTCGGCGCAGATCGCGCTCGACGGCTGGATGGAGAACGCGCTGCTGACCGAGACCGCGACCTCGGTCGAGGATCGCTACCGCCAGATCCTGCGTGACAACCGCCCGCGCGATGCCATTGCCGGCCGCACCACTGACGGGCCTCATCTCACCGATCTGCAGGTGGTCTATGCGCCGAAGAGCATGCCCGCGCGCGATGCCTCGACCGGCGAGCAGAAGGCGCTCCTGATCGGTCTCGTGCTGGCGCATGCGACGCTGGTCGCCGAGATGACCGGCATCGTGCCGCTGCTGCTGCTCGACGAGGTGGTCGCGCATCTCGATCCGAACAGGCGCGCTGCGCTGTTCGACGAGCTGCGCAAGCTCGGCGCGCAGGTGTGGCTGACCGGCGCGGACCCGGCCGCGTTTGCCGAGATCGGCGCGGGCGGCGAAGTCTTTGACGTCGAGAGCGGACGCGTTTCCGCCCGGCGATAGAGCCGTCGTTGAACCCGGTCATTTCCCGTCGCGACTAGCTCCCTGAGGCCGCGCCGACGGTGTCGCAGCCGTTGCAATCGCGGCGATCTCACAGCGCGCGATGTCCTGAGGAGTGACCATGCGGACGGTAAGGCTCGGAGCGAAAGCTCCGGCACGATGGCGAGCGTTTGGGTGCGGCCTCGCCCTCCTCGCAGGCTGCATGCTCGCGGCCACTGCCGGCGTCTGGATGCCGCATCTCGCGACGCTGGTCTCGCCTGCGCTGACACCGGATCCGGAGGCGACCCTGCCCGCGCCAACCCGGTACAGCTTCAGAGGGATCCACACCACCATCATCCGTGGCGTTGAAGCGCCGCTCCGCACCACGCTGGAGGCCACCATTCCCGCGGAGCTCAGCGACGTCCTCGCCTTCTATCGCACCGAGCTCGGAAAGCGCGGCTGGCAGGAGACGCCGGATGGTCGCGTGGTCGCCGCCGACCATGCCCGTGTCGCCTTCGTCTCCCCGCTGGGGCCGGGAATGCTCGAGCTCGGCCGCAGGAACAGCAGCACCATCGTCAATCTCGTCCAGCGCAACCGCGATGTCGCGATCCAGGGCAACGTCCTGCCCGAGCCCGGCCAGGCGATGCTGGTGTTCTCCAATATCAGCGAGACCGACGCCGCGCTCACGATCAACGATCGGACCATCAAGCGCGCCGCCGGCACCCGCGCCGTGTCGCTGGATCTGCCGCCCGGCAAATATTCCTACGAGCTGAGCGTGCCGGGCCATCCGGCCACCACCCATGTCCTTGAGTTCGCCGCCGGCGATACCTGGGAGCTCACGGTCGGGCGCGATGGCGAGGCCTGGTCGCCGCTCCTGCTGTATTGAGCCGATTTGAACCTCACGGGTTCCCGCCGCGACTAGTCGTCTGAGGCCGCGTCGACGGTGTCGCAGCCTGCAATTGCGCGATGGATCAAGGCCCGCGCAAAACCCAGGAGTTTTCACGATGTCGACGATCAAGCGCGGGGCGCAGGTCCCGGCACGCTGGCGGCTGCTTGCCTGCGGCCTTCTGCTGATGGCGAGCGCTTCGCTGCCCGCGCGCGCCGATGATGGTTACGTCGACGTTCACACCCTGCCGCAACTCGAGGGCGCGGTCGAAGATCCATCGCTCAAAAATCGCGACCGCGTCGAATATCGCATGCCGACCCCGGAAACCGTGACCGCGCCGGCCGTGAAGAAACTCCTCAGCGCGGACGGCTGGGTGCCCTATGTGCGACCGCTGGAGGAGAAGAGCGACACGCTGAATTTCAAGAAGGGCCGGCAAGGCCTGTCCGTCCATTTCACGCAGGCTCTCGGCCGGCCCGACCAGTCCGTGGTGTACTACACGCCCGACCGGATCTATGGAAACGTGCCGTTCCCCGACGGCGCGCTCGGCATCGTGTTCGATGGCACCAGGCCCTATCTCGGCTGCATCGCGCCGACCGTGCTCGAGGCGACGCTGGATTTCTACACCAGAGAGATGGCCGCAATCGGCTGGCGCAAACTCACGCCGGAAACGGCCGCGCGCTGGACCAATGCCGGCCTCGACGATGCCGTTCCGAACGGCGTGCGCGTCTACTACGAGCATCCCGATAGCGAAGTGACCGGCTTCTACAAGCAGAAGCCCGTGATGCTGACGATGACACGCCGCGACGACGGCAAGACCAATGTCGAGATCCGGACGGCCGTCTTCGCCCTGCCCGCCGAGCTCAAGCTCGACGGCGATTCCGCAGGCTTTCCGCGACCGGACTCGACCAAGACGTCCATGGGCAAGGGCAACGCCACCACCGCCAAGCGCGAAATGTCGGCCGCCGTGATGGCTAATCTGCCTGCCGTGCTCGCCTTCTACCATCGCGAGCTCGCCGCACGCGGCTGGCGCGAGGATGGCAACGCGCCGCTCGCCCCCGGCGACGAGGTTGCGATCAAGGTTTCCACGGCGGAGGAGACCGGCGTGCTGCGGCTCGGCCGCAAATATGATTTCACCATGGTCAGCCTGGCCACGCAGCTGACGGACACGGCGATCGCGGCACGGATCAAGGCCAAGAAGGATGCCGACGACAAGTTCATGAAGGACGCCGAGGCGATGGCAAAGCAGGTCATCGCCGCCGACGAAGCCCGTCGCAAGGTGCAGGCCGCCGCGCTCTCCGATGCGCCGCTGCAGGCGCTCGCCGACAGCAAGACGCCGGTGCCGCTGCCCGAGAACGCGCAGGAGGTGACGTTCAACGGCGACGACGGCCGGCTCGAATTCAATGCCGCCTCCAGCGTCAAGGCGCTGACGGCTTTCTACCGGGCCTCGCTGAAGCCCGCAGGCTGGAAGGAGCAGCCCTCGGTGATCAATCAGCCGAACATGGCGGTGATGGAGTTTTCGAAGGGCGGCAAGTCGATCTCGATGACCGTGATGCAGATGGGTCCGAAGGTGAATGTCAGTGCCGACGGCTCGGGCCTCAAGATGGCTGCGGCCAATCCGGCGTCCAAAGCCAGGCCGGCGGGCAACGATCCTGCCGTCGCCCAGGCCAAAGCGTCCGCCCCGCTGGAAGCTGATCCGGACTCTGCGCTGCCCGTGCCGAAGCAGCGCACATCGACCTCACTTGGCACGGCGAAACTGCCTGGAGTTGAGGCGCCGTTCCGCCGGGAGCTCGAGGCCAGCGTACCTGCCGCACTCGGCGACGTGCTGGCGTTCTATCGCAGCGAGCTGACCAAGCTCGGCTGGCAGGAGAAGCCGGACGGCGCGGCCGTCGGCGCCGATCGCGTCCAGCTCGCCTTCACGTCCGCTCAGGGACCGGCCGTGTTAAAGCTCGGCCGCGCCAATGGCGAGACATCGGTCAATCTGGTGCAGAAGAACCCGGATGCCGCGACAAAGGCGGACATCATGCCCAAGCCCGGCCAGGCCAAGCTGCTGTTCGGCAACATGGGCGCCCAGGACGCGCAGCTCACGATCAACAAGCAGACCATCAAGGTTGCGGCCGGCGCCGGTGGCCCTCAATCGCCGAAGGGGCCGATGCTCGATCTGCCGCCGGGCAAATACCAGTACTCGCTGAAAATGGCAGGTCACCCGGCCCGCAACGACACCCTGGACATCGCCGCGGGCGATGCCTGGGGCCTGATGGTGGGGCCGACCGGCGAAGTCCTGCCGTTGCAGATGTATTGATCCGATCGCCCAACCCTTGATGCGGAGAGCAAGCATGACGACGGTCAGGCGCGGGACGAAGGTCCCGGCACGGTGGTGGCTGCTGGTGTGCGGCCTCACGCTTCTTGCAGGCTGTTCGCAGGAGCCGCTGACCGCAGCGGATTCCCACGCCGACATGCCCGTGCCGACGCGAGCCAGCCACTCGAGCTTCAGCACCTCGCACGCGTCCGGCATCGAAGTCCCGTTCCGGGTCGAGCTCGAAGCCCAGGTGCCCGCAGAGCTCAACGACGTCTTGGCCTTCTACCGTGCGGAACTCGGAAAGCGCGGCTGGCAGGAAAAGGCGGAGGGCGCGACGGTCGCCGCCGATCGCGCGCGGCTCGTGTTCGCTTCCCCGAAGGGACCGGGCACGCTGACGCTCGACCGTGCCAAGGGCGAGACCACGATCGACCTGGTCCAGCGAAACACGGAGGTCGCGGCCAAGGCCAACTTCCTGCCCGCATCAGGACGGGCGCGGCTGATCTTCGGCTATCTTGTACCTGATGTGGCCTCGCTCGCGATCAACGATCAGGTCATCGAGATCGCGGGCGGCGTCAACCATCCACAAATGCTCGATCTGCCGCCCGGCACGTATGCCTACACGCTGCTCGTCTCGGGCCGTCGGGTCCGCACCGATAGCATCACCGTGGCCGCCGGCGAGACCTGGGGCCTCAGCTTGGAGGACGGCGACAGGAAGTCGGACCGGATTTACTGAACTCGGGACGCCCGTCCCGCAGCCCCACGGCGCCTTCCGAACAGGCCGCTGCACCCCGCAAAATCCACGCCTTCAGGGGGTGAAAAACAGGGCCTCGAATCGGGCTTTTCGAGGAGCCCGGAATCGGCCCTCAAAAGCCTTGAAAACTCGTTGAAAAACCCTATCTGCTCAAAGGGTTGCCGGAGGATACTTTGCGCTAGGCGCAAGCGGTCTTTCATGGCACAAATAGCCTGCAAATCAGCGCCTTTTGCGCCGCTGATTCGGGCGACATTTCGAAGGCCTCTCATGACAGAACCTGCTCGGCAGACGCCTGCCGAAAACGAGCCCTCAAATCCGAGCGATTACGGGGCGGAATCGATCCGCGTGCTCAAGGGGCTCGATGCCGTTCGCAAGCGTCCGGGCATGTATATCGGCGACACCGATGACGGCTCGGGCCTGCATCACATGGTGTACGAAGTCGTCGACAACGCGATCGACGAAGCGCTGGCAGGACACGCCTCGCGCGTCGACGTCGTGCTCAACGCCGACAATTCCGTCACCGTGCGCGACGACGGCCGCGGCATTCCCGTCGACATCCACAAGGGCGAAGGCATTTCGGCGGCCGAGGTCATCATGACCCAGCTGCACGCCGGCGGAAAGTTCGACCAGAACTCCTACAAGGTCTCCGGCGGCCTGCACGGCGTCGGCGTCTCCGTCGTCAACGCGCTGTCGAGCAAGCTCGGCTTGCGCATCTGGCGCGACGACAAGGAACATTACATCGAGTTCGCCCATGGCGATGCGGTCGCACCGCTCAAGGTCGTCGGCGATGCGCCGGGCCGGCGCGGCACCGAGGTGACGTTCATGGCGTCCACCGAGACCTTCAAGAACGTCGAATATGATTTCGCCACACTCGAGCATCGCCTGCGCGAGCTCGCCTTCCTCAATTCCGGCGTCAACATCGCGCTCTCCGACATGCGTCACGCGGTCGAGAAGCGCGAGGAGATGCACTATTCCGGCGGCGTCGAGGAGTTCGTCAAATATCTCGACCGCAACAAGAAAGCCCTGGTGCCCACGCCGATCATGGTGCGTGCCGAAGCCAACGGCATCGGCGTCGAGGCCGCCTTGTGGTGGAACGACAGCTACCATGAGAACGTGCTGTGCTTCACCAACAACATCCCGCAGCGTGACGGCGGCACCCATCTCGCCGGCTTCCGCGGCGCGCTGACGCGCCAGGTCAACGGCTATGCCGAAGCCAATGCGAAGAAGGAAAAGATCGCGCTGACCGGCGATGATTGCCGCGAAGGCTTGACGGCCGTGCTGTCGGTGAAGGTGCCGGACCCGAAGTTTTCGTCGCAGACCAAGGACAAGCTGGTGTCCTCGGAAGTGCGCCCCGTGGTCGAGAACGTGCTCAACGAGGCGCTCCAGGCCTGGTTCGAGGAGCACCCGTCCGAAGCCAAGATGATCGTCGGCAAGGTGATCCAGGCTGCGGCTGCCCGCGAAGCCGCGCGAAAGGCGCGCGAGCTGACGCGCAAGAGCCCGCTGTCGGTCTCCTCGCTGCCCGGCAAGCTCGCCGACTGTCAGGAAAAGGATCCGGCCAAGTCCGAACTCTTCATCGTCGAGGGTGACTCGGCAGGCGGCAGCGCCAAGCAGGGCCGCAACCGCGAATTCCAGGCGGTGCTGCCGCTGCGCGGAAAGATCCTCAACGTCGAACGCGTCCGCCCCGACAAGATGCTGGGCAGCGAGCAGATCGGCACGCTGATCACCGCGCTCGGCACCAGCATCGGCGACGAGTTCTCGGTCGAGAAACTGCGCTATCACAAGATCATCGTGATGACGGACGCCGACGTCGACGGCGCCCATATCCGCACGCTGCTGCTGACCTTCTTCTACCGGCAGATGCGCGACATCATCGATGGCGGCTATCTCTATATCGCCCAGCCGCCGCTCTATAAGGTCTCCCGCGGCAAGTCCGAGCAGTATCTGAAGGACGAACGCGCGCTGGAAGATTACCTGATCGACGCGGGTCTGGACGATTGCGTCTTCATTCCCGGCACCGGCGGCGACCGCACCGGGCGTGATCTGCGCGCGCTGGTCGACGACGCCCGCGTCGTCCGCAGCATCCTGCGCAACCTCCACAGCCGCTATAACCGGAAGGTGGTCGAGCAGGCCGCCATCACCGGCGTGCTGAACAAGTCGGTCTACGGCAACCCCGAGAACGCCGCGGCCGCCGCGCAGTACATCGCGACCCGGCTGGACAACCAGGCCGAGGAGGTCGAGCGCGGCTGGGTCGGACAATTCGTCGAAGGCCAGGGCTTCCTGTTCGAGCGCACCGTGCGCGGCGTCAAGGAGGCGGCAATCATCGACGATGCGCTGCTCGGCTCGGCCGAAGCCCGCAAGCTCGACGAGTACGCGCCCAAACTCCAGGACGTCTACGCCCGCTCCGGCAAGCTGCGCCGCAAGGACAGCGAGCATGTGGTGCACGGTCCGTCCGACCTGTTCGAGGCGGTGACCGAAGCCGGCCGCAAGGGCATCTCGCTGCAGCGCTACAAAGGCCTCGGCGAGATGAACCCGGAGCAACTCTGGGAAACCACGCTCGACACCGACGTGCGCTCGCTGCTGCAGGTGAAGGTCAAGGAGGTCGACGAGGCCGACGACATCTTCACCAAGCTGATGGGCGACGTGGTCGAACCGCGCCGCGACTTCATCCAGGAACATTCGCTCAGCGCGACGATCGATATCTGAGGACCCTACGCGTTTAGCGCTCGGTGCGAGCCCCGGGCGCAGAGCACCTCTCCCGGAGGGAGAGGTCGGAGCGCATCGACAGATGCGATCCGGGTGAGGGGTTCTAGTCTCGCTGGGTGCCGCGGCCCCCTCACCCGGATTGCTCAGGCGCGCAACGGCGCGCCAAAGCAATCCGACCTCTCCCCGCTGGGGAGAGGTGCACCGAGACCGAGCCCCTGAACCTCACCACCCGCGATCGCGACGAAATGGCGTGAACCCATCGGCCAATTCCGGCCGGGAAACGCGATGCCATGAGTGCGCCTGCATCGAAGTCAGCTATTCCCTCCCGCCGGCTTGGCGTGATCGGGAGCCTCGTCGGCATGCTGGCCTTCATTGCGGCCGTGCTGCCGCACTGGGTCGTGCCGATGGTGTATCCGCCGCCACCGGCTGATCAGGTCATCGTCGACACCGGTCATCGCATCAAGGACCGCATCGTCGCGCGCGTGAAGGGCGTGGAGTATCAGGCGCCCAAGGTCGAAAAATCGGCTGGGCGGAGCTGGAGCGAAATTGCATCGGTCGCCGCAATCTCGCTCGGCCTGCTCGCCATCCTGTTCTCGGTCCTGTCGCTGATCTTCCGGGAAGAGCGCCTCCTGGCCGCCGTCGCCGCCACGCTCGGCACCGGTGCCATTGCGATTGAAATCTCCTTCGTCATGATCGGCGCACTGATCCTGATCGCGATCCTCTATGTGGTGGGAAATATCATCGGACTGTTTTGACGGGCACCTTTGGCAGCCTCCCTGGGACTGACGGACGAGCGCCGAACCACGCCCGGCACATTTGCTACCGCGCTCAATTCCCTATAGTTTCCGCCTCCAAAGCAGCCCGCCCCAACCCAACAGGACGGAGAGATCCAAGTGGCGCCCATCCAATACATCGTCGAGGGCGGTCACCGGCTCTCGGGCTCGATCGAGCCGGCCGGCAACAAGAATTCGGCGTTGCCGATCATCGCGGCCGCCCTGCTCACCGAGCATCCGGTGACGCTGGAGAACGTGCCGCGGATCCGCGACACCGAGACGCTGGTCGAGCTGGTCCGCTCCGTCGGTGCGTCCGCGGAATGGACCGCCCGCAACACGCTTCATATCCACGCCAAGAGCATTCGCGCCGCCGATCTCGATCCCGAGCTCTGCGTCCGCATCCGCGCCTCGATCCTGCTCGCCGGGCCCCTGCTCGCACGCTGCGGCGAGGTGATGCTGCCGCCGCCCGGCGGCGACGTCATCGGCCGACGCCGGCTCGACACCCATGTGCTCGCGCTGGAGCAACTCGGCGCCAAGGTCACCGCGACCGACCGGCTCGAATTCCGCGCGCCGAAGCTTACCGGCGCCGACGTGTTCCTGGACGAGCCGAGCGTCACCGCGACCGAGAATGCGCTGGTCGCGGCAGTCGCGGCCGACGGTGTCACCTATTTGCGCAACGTGGCCTCCGAGCCGCATGTGCAGGACCTCGCCAATTTCCTGGTCGCGCTGGGTGCCAGGATCGAGGGCATCGGCACCAACACCATGATCGTGCATGGACCGGCGACGCTGGGCGAAACGACCTACCGGATTCAGCCGGACCATATCGAGGTCGGCTCGCTGATCGGTCTCGCCGCCGTGACGCGCTCGCCGCTGCGCATCGTGGGCGCCGGCGTCGAGCATCTGCGCTCGATCCGCATGGGTTTCGAGCGGCTCGGCATCGTTTGCCGCGTCGAGGGCGACGACCTGATCGTGCCCTCCAACCAGACGCTGAAGATCCAGGACGACTTTGGCGGCCACGTGCCGAAGCTGGAGGACCAGCCGTGGCCGGCCTTCCCGGCCGACCTGATGTCGATCGCGATCGTCACCGCCACGCAGTGCGAAGGCGTGATCCTGATGTTCGAGAAGATGTTCGAGTCGCGGATGTTCTTCGTCGACAAGCTGATCGGGATGGGCGCGCGCATCGTGCTGTGCGATCCGCATCGCGCGATCATCGCAGGTCCCAGCCGGCTGCACGGCGCGACACTGAGCTCGCCCGACATCCGCGCCGGCATGGCGATGCTGCTCGCCGCCGTCTGCGCCGAGGGCACCTCCACCATCAACAACGCCGACCAGATCGAGCGCGGCTACGAGCGCATCGACGAACGGCTGAACGCGCTGGGGGCGAAGATCCGGCGCGTGCCGGAACGGAAGGGGTGAGCGGTCTCTCCCCGACGACAGTACCGTAGGGTGGGCAAAGCGACTTGTCCGCCGTAGCTCGAAGAGCGAAGGCGGAAGCGTGCCCACGATTTCTCTCGAATCATTGACAGGTCGTGGGCACGGCGCAAGCGCGCCTTTGCCCACCCTACGGGACCGAGCTAGCGGATAGAGTCCCGCACCCCTCGCACAAGCGGGCCATGTTTTGGTCGCGCGGCTGTGCTATTGCAGCCACCATGCTCGACACCATCCAACCACAACAGCCGCGGCAAGCCGGCGTGCAAAGCCATCTCGCGCAGGAGTTCGCCGAGACGCTGCGGCTGGCCGTGCCCATGATGCTGACGCAGCTCGGGCAGATCGCGATGATCACGAGCGATCTCGCGCTGATCGGCAGGCTCGGCGAAGATTCGGTTGCCGCTGCGGCACTTGCGCACACCGTCTATTTCGTCAGCTTCACCTTCGGGCTTGGATTGATGGCTGCGGTATCGCCGCTGGCCGCCCAGGCGTTCGGCGCCGGCGACGTCAGGCGCATCCGCCTGTCCTTGCGCGTCGGCCTCTGGGTCGCGCTGCTGATCTCGCTGCCGATGATGGCGTCGCCCCTCTATGGCGAGCACATCCTGATCGCGCTCGGACAGGCGCCGCATTCGGCTGCGCTCGCCCAGCGCTACCTGAATGGGCTGGCCTGGGGCATCGCGCCGGCGCTCGGCTTCATCGCGTTGCGCAGCATGATGAGCGCGGTGAACCGGCCGCAGGCGCCGCTGTGGATCACGCTCGCGGCGATCCCCGCGAATTTCGTGCTGGTCTACTGCCTGATCCATGGTCTGTTCGGCCTGCCCGAGCTCGGCCTGTTCGGCGCGGGACTGGCGACGACACTCGTCAATCTCGGCACCTTCATCGCTGCGCTCGCCATCGCAGGCCTGCGCAAGCCGTTCGCGGATTATCATCCGCTGGTTCAGCTGTGGCGGATCGACTGGCCGTTGACGCGCCAGCTGATCGCGATCGGCGCGCCGATCTCGTTCTCCCTGCTGCTGGAATACGGCCTGTTCTCTTCGGCTGCGCTGTTGATGGGACTGATCTCGACGACCGCACTCGCCGCGCACCAGATCGCGCTCCAGGTCACGGCCATCCTGTTCATGGTCCCGCTCGGCATCGGCATGGCCGCGACGGTGCGGGTCGGCCACGCCTTTGGCCGTAACGACCCGGCGGGCGTCCGACGCGCGGGTCTCGTCGCGGCGGTGCTCGGGATTGCGTTTGTCGCCGGCCTGACG
Encoded proteins:
- the dnaN gene encoding DNA polymerase III subunit beta, whose product is MKVTVERAQLLKSLGHVHRVVERRNTIPILGNVLVRAENAKLSLKATDLDLEVTETLPAETATAGSTTVPAHMFYDIVRKLPDGSQIVLEADGDRAVLAIRAGRSRFTLQTLPENDFPDLAAGDLSHSFSLAAKDVKRLIDRTQFAISTEETRYYLNGIYLHAAGTAKAATLRGVATDGHRLAQLDLVQPKGAEGMPGVIVPRKTVGEVQRLIEDNEAEVTIELSQAKIRFTLGNVVLTSKLIDGTFPDYGRVIPQGNDKELVVDKKDFENAVDRVSTISSERGRAVKLSLSPGKLVLSVTNPDSGSATEEIEVEYASDALDIGFNSRYLLDIAAQIEGDVATLKLADPGSPTLVQDKDDKSALYVLMPMRV
- the recF gene encoding DNA replication/repair protein RecF; amino-acid sequence: MTPSRIHRLTLTHFRNYRAAGLETAADMVALVGPNGAGKTNCIEAISFLSPGRGLRRATLEDVADNQGDGSWAVSAQVEGALGLATLGTGIEPPRADATVNRRCRIDREPVTSAAAFGDHIRMVWLTPAMDGLFMGAASERRRFFDRLVLAIDSEHSSRINALERSLRSRNRLLETRNYDDHWCDAIERETAELAVAVAATRGQTAARLTGMLNTRAQQSAFPSAQIALDGWMENALLTETATSVEDRYRQILRDNRPRDAIAGRTTDGPHLTDLQVVYAPKSMPARDASTGEQKALLIGLVLAHATLVAEMTGIVPLLLLDEVVAHLDPNRRAALFDELRKLGAQVWLTGADPAAFAEIGAGGEVFDVESGRVSARR
- the gyrB gene encoding DNA topoisomerase (ATP-hydrolyzing) subunit B encodes the protein MTEPARQTPAENEPSNPSDYGAESIRVLKGLDAVRKRPGMYIGDTDDGSGLHHMVYEVVDNAIDEALAGHASRVDVVLNADNSVTVRDDGRGIPVDIHKGEGISAAEVIMTQLHAGGKFDQNSYKVSGGLHGVGVSVVNALSSKLGLRIWRDDKEHYIEFAHGDAVAPLKVVGDAPGRRGTEVTFMASTETFKNVEYDFATLEHRLRELAFLNSGVNIALSDMRHAVEKREEMHYSGGVEEFVKYLDRNKKALVPTPIMVRAEANGIGVEAALWWNDSYHENVLCFTNNIPQRDGGTHLAGFRGALTRQVNGYAEANAKKEKIALTGDDCREGLTAVLSVKVPDPKFSSQTKDKLVSSEVRPVVENVLNEALQAWFEEHPSEAKMIVGKVIQAAAAREAARKARELTRKSPLSVSSLPGKLADCQEKDPAKSELFIVEGDSAGGSAKQGRNREFQAVLPLRGKILNVERVRPDKMLGSEQIGTLITALGTSIGDEFSVEKLRYHKIIVMTDADVDGAHIRTLLLTFFYRQMRDIIDGGYLYIAQPPLYKVSRGKSEQYLKDERALEDYLIDAGLDDCVFIPGTGGDRTGRDLRALVDDARVVRSILRNLHSRYNRKVVEQAAITGVLNKSVYGNPENAAAAAQYIATRLDNQAEEVERGWVGQFVEGQGFLFERTVRGVKEAAIIDDALLGSAEARKLDEYAPKLQDVYARSGKLRRKDSEHVVHGPSDLFEAVTEAGRKGISLQRYKGLGEMNPEQLWETTLDTDVRSLLQVKVKEVDEADDIFTKLMGDVVEPRRDFIQEHSLSATIDI
- the murA gene encoding UDP-N-acetylglucosamine 1-carboxyvinyltransferase; protein product: MAPIQYIVEGGHRLSGSIEPAGNKNSALPIIAAALLTEHPVTLENVPRIRDTETLVELVRSVGASAEWTARNTLHIHAKSIRAADLDPELCVRIRASILLAGPLLARCGEVMLPPPGGDVIGRRRLDTHVLALEQLGAKVTATDRLEFRAPKLTGADVFLDEPSVTATENALVAAVAADGVTYLRNVASEPHVQDLANFLVALGARIEGIGTNTMIVHGPATLGETTYRIQPDHIEVGSLIGLAAVTRSPLRIVGAGVEHLRSIRMGFERLGIVCRVEGDDLIVPSNQTLKIQDDFGGHVPKLEDQPWPAFPADLMSIAIVTATQCEGVILMFEKMFESRMFFVDKLIGMGARIVLCDPHRAIIAGPSRLHGATLSSPDIRAGMAMLLAAVCAEGTSTINNADQIERGYERIDERLNALGAKIRRVPERKG
- a CDS encoding MATE family efflux transporter, translating into MLDTIQPQQPRQAGVQSHLAQEFAETLRLAVPMMLTQLGQIAMITSDLALIGRLGEDSVAAAALAHTVYFVSFTFGLGLMAAVSPLAAQAFGAGDVRRIRLSLRVGLWVALLISLPMMASPLYGEHILIALGQAPHSAALAQRYLNGLAWGIAPALGFIALRSMMSAVNRPQAPLWITLAAIPANFVLVYCLIHGLFGLPELGLFGAGLATTLVNLGTFIAALAIAGLRKPFADYHPLVQLWRIDWPLTRQLIAIGAPISFSLLLEYGLFSSAALLMGLISTTALAAHQIALQVTAILFMVPLGIGMAATVRVGHAFGRNDPAGVRRAGLVAAVLGIAFVAGLTVAIILGRYELGRLFFGRSEASAPTVELTATLLLVGATFFIADALQTIMGGALRGINDTQMTLVFAAIGYWCVGFPIAWALAFHAGLGAVGVWVGLSIGSFVYAGLLILRFRMLTRKLAG